The genomic DNA TTATGAGCTGTTTATCTAAATTCCTATGAATTTATTCCACTATTAACTAACGAAATAATAAATAAGAGGGAGTTTCCTCCCTCTATTAAGTATTTATCTGAAAAAATACTAGAGCACGATATTCTTGTTTTGGTATTTCCGCAATATAACTACAACTTTTCAGGTTTCTTTAAGAATGTATTAGACTGGTGCAGTCTACATACTAAAAAAATTTTCTTAAAGAAACGAATAGTATTAGTTGGAGTTAGCAGTTCTAGAGTGGGAGAAGAAGAGTTCGAGAAAATAACTTCTTGAACTTGCTACTCCCTAGGTGCTGAAGAAATTGTTTTCTTCAACAAAACTCCTAATGAAAATCTGGAAGATTTTATTAGTCAAATAGGTAAATATGTATAGGAATATATATGCTTATTATTCTTTTCCTACAAAAATACTTGAAAAGAATAATAAGACTGAGAAGTGAAATGTATTCAAATATCTTTTCAATAGAAAATGACTTATTGGCTTTGGCCTAGTATTAGTTACACTAGGCCTTTTAGTATTTAATCTATCTCAACAATTCCAAAATAGCTGAGATACTGAAGAAGTCTTAGCTCCATTTTTTGGAGTTAGGCCTAAATTTCAGGAACAATCTCAGCAATTAGAAAGTGCTGGTTCCTGAGCTGGCTACCAAAAAGTAGTTTGAATTTGCTTAGCTTCTATTCTTGCAGCTATTCTTCTGTCTTTATCAGGGAATGTTTCACAATCCCTGCTACAAAACCCACTAGCTGATTGTTCAACTTTAGGAATGATTGATGCAGCGGGATTTGGGCTTATGATTCTCAAAACAATTTTGGGAGCCTCTACAGGAAATTATTATTGAGCATATTTTGCTTCTGCATTCTTTTGCGCATTTCTTGTGTTCGCTCTCATATTATTTCTCTTTAATAGAGAGACTGCATGAGAGAGAACAAATACATGCACAATGATTATTCTCTTCGGTCTTGTTCTGAATATATTCTTCAGAACATCTGTCCACTTAATAAAAGAGCATAGTGCAACTTCAGTTAATGTTGCATATGCTCTTGCAATGGGAGGTGCTGAAAACATTTATGAAATGTTTCCATCTCAATACACACTACTAAGATGAGCAATTCCTATAGTAGTTGTTTTATTTATAGTCACTCGACTATTATCCAAGAATTGAAACCTAACTGAGTTAGGTTTTGATCAAGCACATTCTCTTGGAGTGAATATAAAACTTCTGCAGTTTATTGGTTACTCAATAATACTGTGTTGCAACACACTAACAATTAACTTAGTAGGGAATATTTCTTTCATAGGACTTATTAGTACGCATTTAGCTAGAAAGCTATATCGTACTAGAAAGTATGAAACAATAATTCCAGTATCTGCAATTATTGCAGTTACTCTAATAATGGTTGCAGTTACTGTAAATCAATTAGTTCCAGCTATTTCTAGCTCTAACTTAATACTTGCTTTAGGAGCTCTTTCCCTTCTTCTTTTAACTAAGGAATAAGACTTATGTCTGTATTCCACCCTATTAGGGCAGAGAGAGCTCTCCAAATGAGGGCTCTTAGTGAGCCCTCAAAATGAATAAGTCTCCTAATAGTTTTCATTTCAGCTACATTCTTCACACTATTTACCTTTGATGGACGATATGACTTTTCATATCGGATATCTAATCCTAGACTTTGACAATATTTTCTCGCTATGTTCAGTGGAGGAGCACTAGGAGTAGCTGGACTACTCCTTCAAAAATTAACTAAGAATCCACTAGCTGATATATCACTTTTAGGGATTGGATCCCTAAATATTATTGCTATATCTTTATATATCTTTTTCCAATTTGATGGAGAAAAAGCTTCAGTACCATCTCTAAAAGTAATACTCCCTTTTATTTCTTTGGCAGCGTCCCTAATAGGGACGTGCCTTATTTACTTTTTATCTAAGAATAAAAAGAATACTCAATCCTTTGTTATTTCTGGAATATCATTTCAATTTTTCTGTGAAGCTATTAGCGTAGCTATTCTTAGCTTCGTCAATAGTGACAGAGATCAAGCTTCACAGATTTCAAGAGAAATAGCTAACTATAGCTATGGAAGAATTCCAGATCTTCAAGATATATCAGCTTTTCCTCACTGAAGAATTGTCACAATTATTTCTTTCATACTAATCACCATTACAGTGGGATTAGTATGACTATTTAGAAGAGAACTAGAAATAATTGAATTGGGAGATGATTATGCTATCTCCCAGGGAATCCAAATAGAAAAACTAAAGAAAATGTTTTTTGTTGTTATTGCAGTTCTAGCTGGATTAGAAAGTGCCCTAATAGGGACAATATCCCTATTGGGAATAATTGCTCCACATATTGCCAAATTTATATTTGGCAATAAAGCTTCTTCTAATGTACTTGTAAGTTTTATTTGTGGAGCACTCCTAGTTGTATTAGCTACTTTCTTGTCCGTTAATTACGGACAAAACATTCCTATTGGAGTGCTCTCTACAGCAATTATTACTCCTATATTTTTATTCCTAATACTGAAACAAAGAGGAATTTAACTTTCCTCTTGAATTCGGAAATATAGAAATGAAATTCAAATTTCTTTCTATATTTGCTTCAGTATTTACTGGATTTGTCCCTTTAACTGCTTATAGTTTTGGGAAATTGAATAGTAAATTTTCAGCTTTAAAAAGTAGAGATCAGTTTTTAAATCCTTCCCCTAGTGTGAGTGGAAGAGAAAGGGTTTCTAGTAGTCAGTCTTTCGAAATGCCCGACTATAGTTCTTGATCTTTGATATTTAATTCAGGTAGTTTTTCTTTCATTAAAAAAATTCTGAATCAATTAGATATTCAAGCTCACAATAAACAATTAAAGCCTAAAAACACCCAAACATTACCAAAAGGTCTTTTCAATACTAGCAATGAACTCTATACAGAAAGCTTTCAAAAACTTATGAAAAAGTTTTTTAAAGATTTAAGTTGAGTTCATTTAGTAACTCCTATTGAGGGAGCTGGAGAACCTCAACAACAAGCTTTAGTTCAAGCTTCTTCATCAAGTAGTTCTTCCAGCTCATCTTCAAGTTCCTCGACTGATACAGATCTTTCAACTTATTTTGAACCATTTAGGCAAAAATTTTTTGCCATAAATGATTGAATTGAAACATCTATTATGTTTTTGGTATTGTTAACTTGTTCATCTTTGTTATTAGCTGGATGAGTAATATTTGTGGTATTAGACCCAAATATTGAGAGGTCTAAAAAAATTAGAAAAATAGGTTTTCACCTGGTAACACAGTTTCCAGGATGATTAATAGTTGATTTCTTAGAAAAGAAAGATAAATCTAAGAAATTAGAGAATCTTTTATCTTCTTTCGAGAGAAAAGAAAAAATAGAAGTAAGTGTGATATATCTACCTTTAAGTTAGACAACGTTAACTTCAAGGTAGATAATTACAACATTCTGAAAAACATTAGTTGTAATTTAGAAAAGAATGAATTCTACTCTATAATAGGCCCCAACGGGGCCGGTAAGACTACATTCCTAAAACATTTGGGAGGTATTCTTAAGCCTACATCTGGAAAACTCTATGTAGGTGATAAAGAATTAAAGAATATAAGTAGTAAAACATTCTGAGAGAAAACTGCTTATATTCCTCAAGAACTAAATATACAGGGAGATACCCCTGTATATGATTTCTTACTTTACTCTAGATATTCTTCTATCTCAAGAATAGATAGAGTAAGTAATGAAGATCATGTTAGAACTTTAGAGGTTATTAAGTTAGCAGGTATAGAACACTTGCGCTGAAATAGAATGGGAGAACTTTCTGGCGGTCAAAGACAGAAAGTTATATTAGCAAGTATTTTGATGAAAGATGTAGAACTCATCTTGATGGATGAGCCTACAACTTTCCTAGATGTTCATAATAGAAATTTCTTTATTTCTTTCCTGAAGAGATTGCATCTCTCAGGTAAAACAATAATTGCTAACTTGCATAACTTTACAGAAATTTCTAATTTATCTACAAAGATTATTGCCCTAAAAGATGGAGAAATCTTCAAGATGGGAGATAAATCAGAAATTTTGCAAGCAGATGTTCTAAACGAACTATATGATTTAGAACTTCCTTCTGACAACTGACAATCTTTATTGTCAGTAACATCTTCTAACTATTAAGTTCTTAAGAACTTTAATTTGGTTTGCGTGGAAGAACTGACTTCCTCTCAAGACAGCTGTAAAGTGAATTTCTATAAATCACTGAACAGCTGTCTTTTGTCTTCTAACTTCATGACTATTGAATTTTTTAGAAAATCAAAGCTTTAAGTCTTTAACTTTCTTTGATGAGCTAAAGTGACTTTTTATAGCTATATCAATATTTCTTATTGTTTTTAAATTTTTGCTATCAACAAAAATTTATAACTCAATAGTCAATATTGATAGTTTTTTAAAGACATGTTTCTTTTTAGAAAGTGTCTTTAATCCTTTCGGAATTATATTTACGAAATATTTACTTTTAGCTTGTCCTATTGAATCTTGAGAAGAAAAACCTTCTTCACCTGATTTAGTTTCGAAACTAAATCAGTATTATTCAAAAACTATTTTTCCAACAATAATTCCTTCACAGAAGAAATTATTGGTAATTTCTAATCTTTCTTTCTCTTATAGACACTTTCCTAAAGTTATTGCCAATCTATATAAGTATT from Mycoplasma suis str. Illinois includes the following:
- a CDS encoding NAD(P)H-dependent oxidoreductase, translated to MTRVLIICGSNSRDSKSVTLTQQISKQLSLWAVYLNSYEFIPLLTNEIINKREFPPSIKYLSEKILEHDILVLVFPQYNYNFSGFFKNVLDWCSLHTKKIFLKKRIVLVGVSSSRVGEEEFEKITSWTCYSLGAEEIVFFNKTPNENLEDFISQIGKYV
- a CDS encoding iron chelate uptake ABC transporter family permease subunit, which codes for MYRNIYAYYSFPTKILEKNNKTEKWNVFKYLFNRKWLIGFGLVLVTLGLLVFNLSQQFQNSWDTEEVLAPFFGVRPKFQEQSQQLESAGSWAGYQKVVWICLASILAAILLSLSGNVSQSLLQNPLADCSTLGMIDAAGFGLMILKTILGASTGNYYWAYFASAFFCAFLVFALILFLFNRETAWERTNTCTMIILFGLVLNIFFRTSVHLIKEHSATSVNVAYALAMGGAENIYEMFPSQYTLLRWAIPIVVVLFIVTRLLSKNWNLTELGFDQAHSLGVNIKLLQFIGYSIILCCNTLTINLVGNISFIGLISTHLARKLYRTRKYETIIPVSAIIAVTLIMVAVTVNQLVPAISSSNLILALGALSLLLLTKE
- a CDS encoding ABC transporter ATP-binding protein, with protein sequence MSCNLEKNEFYSIIGPNGAGKTTFLKHLGGILKPTSGKLYVGDKELKNISSKTFWEKTAYIPQELNIQGDTPVYDFLLYSRYSSISRIDRVSNEDHVRTLEVIKLAGIEHLRWNRMGELSGGQRQKVILASILMKDVELILMDEPTTFLDVHNRNFFISFLKRLHLSGKTIIANLHNFTEISNLSTKIIALKDGEIFKMGDKSEILQADVLNELYDLELPSDNWQSLLSVTSSNY
- a CDS encoding iron ABC transporter permease, coding for MSVFHPIRAERALQMRALSEPSKWISLLIVFISATFFTLFTFDGRYDFSYRISNPRLWQYFLAMFSGGALGVAGLLLQKLTKNPLADISLLGIGSLNIIAISLYIFFQFDGEKASVPSLKVILPFISLAASLIGTCLIYFLSKNKKNTQSFVISGISFQFFCEAISVAILSFVNSDRDQASQISREIANYSYGRIPDLQDISAFPHWRIVTIISFILITITVGLVWLFRRELEIIELGDDYAISQGIQIEKLKKMFFVVIAVLAGLESALIGTISLLGIIAPHIAKFIFGNKASSNVLVSFICGALLVVLATFLSVNYGQNIPIGVLSTAIITPIFLFLILKQRGI